The Hyalangium gracile nucleotide sequence CGGACGCGGGGCGGCGGAGTGGGCGTCATCGGCACGCCGGGCACCATCCGCTCCGGGGCCTACCAGCGCGAGCTGCAGGCGGCCGATCCCCACGTCCGGGTGAAGGCGCGGGCCTGCCCGCTCTTCGTCCCGCTGGCGGAGGAGGGGTGGACCGTGGGCGAGGTGCCGCACCTGGTGGCGCGCGAGTACCTGGCGGACTTCGCCCGGGAGGGCGTGGACACGCTGGTGCTCGGCTGCACGCACTACCCGCTGCTCAAGGGCGTGATCGCCGAGGTGGTGGGGCCGAGCGTCGCGCTGGTGGACTCGGCGGAGGCCACGGCCGAGGCGGTGGCGGAGCTCCTGGCGCAGCGGGAGATGCTCGCCGCGCAGGGCGCCGCCACCACGCACGGCTACTACGTCACGGACGTGCCCGAGCGCTTCGTGGAGGTCGGGGCGCGCTTCCTAGGGCGCCCCATCCCTTCCGCCGAGCAGGTGGACTTGAGCTTCTGATGAAGGGGGGGGCGGGGCCCCCACCCTGGGCTCAGGCCTACGGGCGGGCGGAGGAGACGGACTCGTGCTCCTCGGTGCGCTCCAGCAGCGCCTTGGCGGCCTGCACCACGGGGGCCTGGCCCTCGGCGGTGGAGGCCATGACGGCCGCGGCCGCCTCCGTGCCG carries:
- the murI gene encoding glutamate racemase, producing MRQGSHGPIGVFDSGVGGLTVLKALMARLPHESTLYLGDTARVPYGTKSGEVVTRYSLKNAQFLLERGIKLLVVACNTASAVALPALSSALPVPVVGVIAPGARAALQRTRGGGVGVIGTPGTIRSGAYQRELQAADPHVRVKARACPLFVPLAEEGWTVGEVPHLVAREYLADFAREGVDTLVLGCTHYPLLKGVIAEVVGPSVALVDSAEATAEAVAELLAQREMLAAQGAATTHGYYVTDVPERFVEVGARFLGRPIPSAEQVDLSF